In the Neomonachus schauinslandi chromosome 13, ASM220157v2, whole genome shotgun sequence genome, one interval contains:
- the MYMK gene encoding protein myomaker yields MGTLAAKLLLPTLSSLAFLPTVSIAAKRRFHMEAMVYLFTMFFVALYHACTGPGLSVLCFMRHDVLEYFSVYGTALSMWVSLMALADFDEPKRSTFVMFGVLTIAVRIYHDRWGYGVYSGPIGTAVLIIATKWLQQMKEKKGLYPDKSVYTQQIGPGLCFGALALMLRFFFEDWDYTYVHSFYHCALAMSFILLLPKVNKKAGSAGPPAKLDCSTLCCACI; encoded by the exons ATGGGGACGCTCGCAGCGAAACTGCTTCTGCCCACCCTCAGCAGCCTGGCCTTCCTCCCCACCGTCAGCATTGCTGCCAAGCGGAGGTTCCACATGGAGGCCATGGTCTACCTCTTTACCATGTTCTTCGTGGCG CTCTACCACGCCTGCACCGGGCCCGGCCTGTCGGTGCTCTGCTTCATGCGTCACGACGTCCTGGAGTATTTCAGTGTCTACGGGACAGCGCTGAGCATGTGGGTCTCACTGATGG cgCTGGCCGACTTCGACGAACCCAAGAGGTCGACCTTTGTGATGTTTGGTGTCCTGACCATCGCGGTGCGGATCTACCACGACCGCTGGGGTTATGGGGTGTACTCGGGCCCCATCGGCACGGCTGTCCTCATCATTGCCACAAAGTGG CTGCAACagatgaaggagaagaaaggtcTGTACCCCGACAAGAGTGTCTACACCCAGCAGATAGGGCCCGGCCTCTGTTTTGGGGCACTGGCCCTTATGCTGCGCTTCTTCTTCGAG gaTTGGGATTACACCTATGTCCACAGTTTCTACCACTGTGCCCTGGCCATGTCCTTCATCCTCCTGCTACCCAAGGTCAACAAGAAGGCTGGAAGCGCAGGGCCCCCGGCCAAGCTGGACTGCTCTACCCTTTGCTGTGCTTGCATCTGA